DNA from Bacteroidales bacterium:
GGAAATTGCAACCATGAAAGTTACTTCAGAACTGGATGCCCTGCAGACAATGGGACTTCAACCCGTCCGGTTCACAGTCATTCCCAAGATGCATGGAAGCCTCGTTACAATGCCTTTTCTCACGATTATTGCAAATATTACAGGAATACTGGGAGGTATGCTCATCGCATTTGTATACCTGGATATCACACCCCAGGTTTTTATCAACCGTATGACAGAATCACTTTATAACCGCGATATTATGATTGGTATATTCAAAAGCCTCGTATTCGCCTTTATTATTGTTTTGACCGGGAGTTTTTTCGGACTTCAGGTGAAAGAAGGGGCTGAAGGGGTTGGAAAAGTTACCACAAAGGCTGTAGTGGTATCCATTTCACTGGTTATGGTAGCCGATAGCATCATGGGGTTATTTTTCTATTAAAACAGAATGATGGCACAAAAGAAAATCATTGAAGTAAATGCACTGTCCAAGTTCCTGGGAGGTCAGGAAATTTTGACCGATGTCTCCTTCGATGCATATGAAAGAGATATTACCGTTATTCTTGGAGGGAGTGGTGCAGGCAAATCCGTTCTTTTAAAGCATCTGCTGGGGCTTTATATAGGAGAGGTCGGAAGCATTCATATTTTGGATACAAACATTGCAGAACTGCAGGAAGAGGAGCTGAAAAATCTCTACATCAAAATGGGGGTTTTCTTTCAGAATGGAGGCCTCTTAAATTCTTTAACCGTGGGTGAAAATGTAGCCCTTCCCCTGGAACAGCATACCGATCTGAATGACGAACTGATAAAACGCATTGTATTGACCAAGCTTCAACTGGTCAATTTAACGGATGCCTATTATCTGTACCCTTCCCAGCTAAGTGGCGGTATGCTGAAAAGAGCCGCACTGGCCAGGGCCATTGTTATGGATCCCCCTTTGCTTTTCTGTGATGAACCCGGGGCTGGCCTTGATCCCATTTCACTG
Protein-coding regions in this window:
- a CDS encoding ATP-binding cassette domain-containing protein; translated protein: MAQKKIIEVNALSKFLGGQEILTDVSFDAYERDITVILGGSGAGKSVLLKHLLGLYIGEVGSIHILDTNIAELQEEELKNLYIKMGVFFQNGGLLNSLTVGENVALPLEQHTDLNDELIKRIVLTKLQLVNLTDAYYLYPSQLSGGMLKRAALARAIVMDPPLLFCDEPGAGLDPISLASLDELILNLRKQMGMSIVIITHEVSSILRIADRIIFIDKGKKIFQGTLKDALESDIEQVYTFFEKGRSIPENPA